In the genome of Chloroflexia bacterium SDU3-3, the window GCTTGACTTGTATATACATATAGGATATACTATTGTTTATAGCATCACCCACACCTCCTCTATAACAATCACTCTTTTCTTTCTTATGCTATGGACACACGGGATCATCACCGTTGCCATATCATCGCAGCGATGCGCGCCAACCGTAGGATTATGGTGCATACGAGGTGTAGATCGTGTCGATGCTATATTCCCGCGTTCTGTTCGGCAGCACAGAGCCGAGGGTACACCAATACCTCCCACACGATGGGCCTTGTCATCTGCACAGAAGCTGAGAAAGGCAGCGCAGCGCGTTGACGCACTCCCTTGGCAGCCCACTCGCTGGATCAGAACCCACCCCATTTCTCCACCCATACCCTCGGGCGCGATATGCCCCACCCGAAGGCACAAACCGTTCGCTTTCCGGGCGTGATGTCACCTCGAACACATATATCTGGTGCTGCGTCCGATCTTCGATCTTGCGCGCTACCGAACAGGAACATGAATATGACACCAACTGTTTCCCATGAGCTGCATAGCAGCAATCATGATGTAGATCAGGGCACTGATACGAATTCGTTTGCCACTGTCAGCGCCATGCCGCCAGTAAACCCCGGCCCGGTCGCAATGACCGATACCGGTGCGACCGCCATCGCGACCAATGTGGTGGCCAAGATCGCCGGTATCGCCGCCCGCGAAGTGGAGGGTGTCCACGCGCTTGTCGGCAGTGGGGCGGGGGATGCGCTGTCTGGCCTCGCCCAGCGCGTGACGGGTGAGGATGCCAGCGAGCGGGGCGTCAGCGTTGAGGTCGGTCAGCGCGAGGCCGCTGTCGACCTGAAGCTCATCACGGTCTATGGCGCGAGCATCCCCGATGTAGCGCAGGCCGTGCGCAAGAATATCATCGGACGCATGCAGGAAATGACCGGGCTGATCGTCACCGAGGTCAATATCGATGTGGTCGATCTCTACTTCCCTGAGGATACGCACGCCGCCCCAGAAGCAGCGCGCACCGCGCCGCGGGTTGCTTAAGGGGCGGCGGTGGGCCATGGCTGGCTATGGCCCACCGCCTGCCAAAACGCGCATGTCTATCGACCCATAGCGATACCCTGGGAGTTGCCATGAATTACCTCAATCGTATCATCATCCTGCTGCTTGATCTGCTCATCTGCGCGGGGGCCATCGTTATCACTCTGATCACGTTTGGCATGCTTTCCCCAGCGCAGATTCTCCCCTCGCTTCTGCGCGAGACGGCCCTCTCTACTTGGCTGGCAGGCTTAAACGGCTTGGAAATGCCCCAGCAGGCACTGATCGCCCTGGGGATGTTGGCCATCCTTGGGATCGGCCTGCTGATCGGGTGGTATGAGCTGCGCCCGAGGGCGCAGGCACAGCCCCTGATCATCCGGGATGATGCCGTGGGGCAGGTGAGCGTACAGATCGAGAGCATCCGTCGGCTGATCGCCTATACGGCGGCACAGCACCCCCAGGTGCTCCAGCTCGAGCCGCAGATCCAGCTGCTCCCTGAGGGACTGCACATCCAGTGTGCGATCACGCTCGCGCCCAACGCGCTTCTCCCCGTCGTAACCAGCGAGCTTCAGCGCGATCTGAAACAGGCGGTTGAGCACCATATTGGGATGCGCGTGATCAAGATACACATCCACGTGCAGAGCGAACCGATTGCCCACACGCCCCCGCTGCGGCTTCCACGCGCCAGCCATCGTATGGTACGATAAGGTAGGCGGCATGGGCGCTTGGGATCATGGCCCTGCCTAGCGATTCTGACCCGAGACATGCTGCCATACTATGTAGTTGGCGCATGTCTCGCACCCTTCCTCTTTTATTCCTTCCCCTTTTCCTCATCGTATCGGGTTCCAACAATGGTACCCACCGCGGAGAACCCACATGATAGGATCTTCCAAACCTGTGGCCCTTGTGGACACGAGGGATCCTCAGCAGCAACTTCACGACCTGCAAGAGGTGAACGCGCAGCTGCTCGTTGCTGGCCTTTGCCAGCAAAATGATGCGGAGCAGCTGCGCCTCCAGATCGATTTCACCACCACCATCATGACCAGCCTTGGCGAGGGGGTCTACGTCATCGACATGGCTGGCCAGTGTATCTACCTTAACCCGGCAGCCGAGCAGCTGGCTGGCTGGCGGATGGCCGATCTTCAGGGGAGATCGCTGGAAATAATCTTTCTGGATACTGCCTCTACGCCAGCATCGGACCATGCTGGCGAGGGTATAGCATCGGTGCTTGCGGTGCTTCGCACGGGGGAGGTGCAGCGGCAGGATGAGGCGCAACTACGACGGCGCGACGGCGGGGTGTTCGCCATCGCGTATTCCGCCGCGCCGATGAGGATGGATGGCCAGGTGGTTGGTGCCGTTATTAGCGTTCGCGATATGACCCAGGCGCAGCAGCTGCGGCAGCTGCGCGAGGAGTATCTGGCCCTGGTCTCCCACGATCTTCGCGCGCCGCTCAGCGTGATGATGGGGTACGCCCAGCTCCTGGTGCGGCGGCTAGAACCTCATGGCCTCACCCGCGAGATCGGCCACGCCCAGATGATGCTTGAGAGCGGCCTTCGCATGAATGCGATGATCCAGGACATCCTCGATCACGGCCAAACTACCCCGCAGATCGATGTTGGCATCCAGACGCCCACAGATCTTGCGCTGATTGTCCAGCAGATGATCGACCAGACGGTGCAGCCCGACCAGCGGGACCGCATCGTGCTTGATGCGCCGCCAACGCTCCCTATCACGATCAACCAGCTACAGATCAGCCGGGTGCTGGTGAATCTTCTCACCAACGCGCTGAAATTCTCGTCACCTGAGCAGATGGTTCATATCCAGGTGCGCCAGCAGGCGGCGGAGGCGCAGATCCGCGTGACCGACCAGGGTATCGGCATGGCACCTGATGAACTGCTACATGCCTTTGAGTC includes:
- a CDS encoding Asp23/Gls24 family envelope stress response protein; the encoded protein is MPPVNPGPVAMTDTGATAIATNVVAKIAGIAAREVEGVHALVGSGAGDALSGLAQRVTGEDASERGVSVEVGQREAAVDLKLITVYGASIPDVAQAVRKNIIGRMQEMTGLIVTEVNIDVVDLYFPEDTHAAPEAARTAPRVA
- the amaP gene encoding alkaline shock response membrane anchor protein AmaP produces the protein MAHRLPKRACLSTHSDTLGVAMNYLNRIIILLLDLLICAGAIVITLITFGMLSPAQILPSLLRETALSTWLAGLNGLEMPQQALIALGMLAILGIGLLIGWYELRPRAQAQPLIIRDDAVGQVSVQIESIRRLIAYTAAQHPQVLQLEPQIQLLPEGLHIQCAITLAPNALLPVVTSELQRDLKQAVEHHIGMRVIKIHIHVQSEPIAHTPPLRLPRASHRMVR
- a CDS encoding HAMP domain-containing histidine kinase, encoding MAHVSHPSSFIPSPFPHRIGFQQWYPPRRTHMIGSSKPVALVDTRDPQQQLHDLQEVNAQLLVAGLCQQNDAEQLRLQIDFTTTIMTSLGEGVYVIDMAGQCIYLNPAAEQLAGWRMADLQGRSLEIIFLDTASTPASDHAGEGIASVLAVLRTGEVQRQDEAQLRRRDGGVFAIAYSAAPMRMDGQVVGAVISVRDMTQAQQLRQLREEYLALVSHDLRAPLSVMMGYAQLLVRRLEPHGLTREIGHAQMMLESGLRMNAMIQDILDHGQTTPQIDVGIQTPTDLALIVQQMIDQTVQPDQRDRIVLDAPPTLPITINQLQISRVLVNLLTNALKFSSPEQMVHIQVRQQAAEAQIRVTDQGIGMAPDELLHAFESGYRAKDVDKITGHGLGLYSSRLIVEAHGGQIWVESAVGQGTTVTLTLPIR